From a region of the Mercurialis annua linkage group LG1-X, ddMerAnnu1.2, whole genome shotgun sequence genome:
- the LOC126672313 gene encoding bifunctional nitrilase/nitrile hydratase NIT4B-like, with protein sequence MGADPVVRVTIVQASTVFYDTPATLDKADKLIGEAAANGAKLVLFPEGFVGGYPWGSTFGASMKDRRTKGGDEFKKYHASAIPVPGPEVDRLAAMAGKHKVYLVMGVIERDGYTLYCTVLFFDPQGNYLAKHRKIMPTGRERIVWGCGDGSTFPIIDSPIGKIGTVICWENRVPLLRTAMYAKGVQIYCAPTADTLESCQASMTHIALEGGCFVLSAVQIGRKEDYPPPDNTPAGTKDDQTSKGYVATGGSCIISPLGNVLAGPLINEEGMITADLDLGEIARAKFDFDVVGHYSRPDILSLNVSDHPTETVTFTSAATKA encoded by the exons ATGGGAGCAGACCCAGTTGTTCGAGTTACTATTGTTCAGGCTTCCACTGTCTTCTATGACACTCCCGCCACTCTGG ATAAGGCTGATAAGTTAATCGGAGAAGCAGCGGCAAATGGAGCTAAGCTGGTTTTATTTCCAGAAGGATTTGTTGGTGGCTATCCTTGGGGTTCCACTTTTGGTGCCTCCATGAAGGATAGAAGAACAAAGGGCGGAGACGAGTTTAAGAAGTATCATGCTTCAGCCATTCCTGTGCCCG GCCCCGAAGTTGACCGATTGGCAGCTATGGCTGGAAAACACAAGGTATATTTGGTGATGGGTGTGATAGAGAGGGATGGATATACCCTCTACTGCACTGTGCTCTTTTTTGATCCTCAAGGTAATTACTTGGCAAAGCACCGAAAAATCATGCCAACAGGCCGCGAGCGTATAGTTTGGGGGTGCGGGGATGGATCCACTTTTCCCATTATTGACAGTCCAATTGGAAAAATTGGCACTGTCATTTGCTGGGAAAATAGAGTGCCACTTCTGAGGACAGCTATGTatgctaaag GTGTTCAAATATATTGTGCCCCCACTGCTGACACCTTGGAAAGTTGTCAAGCATCGATGACGCACATTGCTCTTGAGGGTGGATGTTTCGTCCTGTCCGCTGTTCAAATCGGTCGCAAGGAAGATTATCCACCTCCAGACAACACTCCCGCTGGCACAAAAGACGATCAGACTTCAAAGGGTTACGTTGCTACTGGAGGCAGTTGCATCATATCACCCTTGGGAAATGTTTTAGCAGGACCTCTTATTAATGAGGAGGGTATGATAACGGCAGACCTAG ATCTTGGAGAAATAGCACGGGCGAAGTTTGACTTTGATGTGGTTGGGCATTATTCAAGACCTGACATTCTCAGCTtgaacgtaagcgaccatccAACTGAAACAGTTACCTTCACATCAGCAGCTACAAAAGCCTAA
- the LOC126671907 gene encoding uncharacterized protein LOC126671907: MESKNREQCKIRKRGNSSSSSSSVVQKYRFKRAILVGKRGGSSTPVPTWKTATKSPALSSSMPNAEPPPSQTKEASVSARKLAATLWEINKIPAPNGLHLVGDTKELKSREKVAKYPHLSDPSYTPTSEKMDRSSRAQNASFMEIEGHNAKGRTRRECLKDVSNGLTASKELLKVLYRIWGVDEQHSSAVSLVSALRVEINRARVQVDQLIKDERSNRNEIECIVKHFEEEKAAWKSKERDRIRNAIACISEELQVEKKLRKQTERLNKKLGMEVADVKASLSSALKQVESEKRAKEILEQVCDELARGIGQDRAEVEELKRESAKVKDEVEKEREMLQLADVLREERVQMKLSEARYHFEEKNEAVEMLKHELESYLQQKVGEGEKGGGSPNYERIKELEAYLKEIRQGSCPRIETEENEGVAENGHAHDEDESDNSDLHSIELNMDNNSKIYKWSYACDDGVASDRDLKGRKSISDNIQWGSICLQRGNSYSVDGPDSDFISKNQEILKSSHRERSAELDSHSQTQDHELDGIMQYKSVINSLRDHILSGARRQPILSFASPTRPWQDSGSEVSDSSPVLQGDSLKPRVMGTKGERRSLTSSRH; the protein is encoded by the exons ATGGAATCAAAAAACAGGGAGCAGTGCAAGATCAGAAAGAGAGGCAACTCGTCGTCTTCATCGTCATCAGTAGTCCAAAAATACAGATTCAAGAGAGCAATTCTTGTAGGAAAGAGAGGCGGGTCTTCTACACCTGTCCCCACTTGGAAAACCGCTACGAAATCTCCGGCTTTATCATCATCCATGCCGAATGCAGAGCCCCCGCCCTCGCAGACCAAAGAAGCTTCTGTTTCTGCAAGAAAATTGGCTGCCACTTTATGGGAGATCAATAAGATCCCTGCACCCAATGGTTTGCATCTTGTAGGAGATACCAAAGAGCTTAAAAGCAGAGAAAAAGTTGCAAAATATCCACATTTATCAGATCCTTCGTACACTCCTACTTCAGAG AAGATGGATCGATCGAGTAGAGCACAAAATGCTAGTTTCATGGAG ATTGAAGGTCATAATGCTAAAGGTAGGACTCGTAGGGAATGTTTGAAGGATGTTAGCAATGGTTTAACCGCATCCAAGGAGCTTCTGAAAGTTCTATATCGTATTTGGGGTGTTGATGAGCAGCATTCATCAGCTGTGTCTCTTGTCTCAGCACTTCGTGTTGAGATCAATCGAGCCCGCGTCCAGGTTGACCAACTGATCAAAGATGAGAGGTCTAACCGCAATGAGATAGAGTGCATTGTGAAGCATTTTGAGGAAGAAAAGGCAGCTTGGAAAAGCAAAGAGCGGGATAGAATTCGCAATGCCATAGCATGCATTTCAGAAGAGCTTCAAGTCGAAAAGAAATTGAGAAAACAGACAGAGAGACTGAATAAGAAGCTTGGAATGGAAGTAGCAGATGTCAAGGCATCTCTGTCTAGCGCATTAAAACAAGTTGAGAGTGAGAAGAGGGCAAAGGAGATATTGGAGCAAGTATGCGATGAGTTAGCCAGAGGTATCGGACAAGATAGAGCTGAGGTCGAAGAATTGAAAAGAGAATCCGCAAAAGTTAAGGACGAGGTGGAAAAAGAAAGGGAAATGCTTCAGCTAGCTGATGTGTTGCGTGAAGAAAGAGTGCAGATGAAACTCTCCGAGGCTAGATATCATTTTGAAGAGAAAAACGAAGCAGTTGAGATGCTAAAGCATGAGCTTGAGTCATACCTGCAACAAAAAGTTGGTGAAGGAGAAAAAGGTGGTGGATCTCCGAATTATGAAAGAATCAAAGAACTCGAGGCTTATCTGAAGGAAATCCGACAAGGCTCATGCCCAAGGATTGAGACAGAAGAAAATGAAGGGGTAGCAGAAAATGGACATGCTCATGATGAAGATGAGTCGGACAATAGTGATCTTCACTCCATTGAATTAAACATGGATAACAACAGCAAGATCTACAAGTGGAGTTATGCTTGTGATGACGGTGTTGCATCAGACAGAGATTTGAAGGGGAGGAAATCTATTTCTGACAATATTCAGTGGGGAAGCATTTGTTTACAGAGAGGAAATTCGTATAGTGTTGATGGTCCTGACAGTGATTTTATTAGTAAAAATCAAGAAATTTTGAAATCATCCCATAGAGAAAGATCTGCTGAACTTGATTCACATTCACAGACACAAGATCATGAGTTAGATGGAATCATGCAATATAAATCCGTCATTAATAGCCTCCGAGATCATATTCTGTCCGGCGCTAGAAGGCAACCGATACTAAGCTTTGCCAGTCCAACGCGGCCTTGGCAAGATTCTGGCAGCGAAGTTTCCGATAGTTCACCAGTACTGCAAGGTGATAGTTTGAAGCCTCGCGTAATGGGAACAAAAGGTGAACGGCGGAGTTTAACAAGTTCAAGACATTAA
- the LOC126665434 gene encoding photosystem I subunit O, whose translation MAAAFATASSAVIGLGSTSLSTPSRISSPNNVCLASGFVKSPVTARNPLRQLAGANGGRFMCFERNWLRTDLNVIGFGLIGWLAPSSIPAIDGKSLTGLFFDSIGTELAHFPSPPALTSQFWLWLVTWHLGLFICLTFGQIGFKGRTEEYF comes from the exons ATGGCAGCAGCATTTGCCACCGCCTCATCCGCCGTCATTGGCTTGGGCAGCACCTCACTCTCCACCCCTTCTCGCATTTCATCTCCCAACAACGTCTGCCTTGCCTCCG GGTTTGTGAAGTCGCCGGTAACAGCTAGAAATCCATTGAGGCAACTAGCTGGGGCTAATGGAGGGAGATTCATGTG CTTTGAGAGAAATTGGCTGCGCACGGACTTGAATGTGATAGGATTCGGGCTGATTGGATGGCTAGCACCATCCAGCATACCCGCAATCGACGGCAAGAGCTTGACCGGCCTCTTCTTCGACAGTATCGGAACTGAACTTGCTCACTTCCCCTCCCCTCCTGCCCTTACTTCTCAGTTCTG GTTATGGCTGGTTACATGGCATTTGGGCTTGTTCATCTGCCTCACTTTCGGACAAATTGGCTTCAAGGGCAGGACTGAGGAGTActtctaa